A window of the Nisaea acidiphila genome harbors these coding sequences:
- a CDS encoding metalloregulator ArsR/SmtB family transcription factor: MNPTARASDTSVDNNFVILLNNEMKASSEDVYSALSSPVRRQVLGLLRERAMSAGELADEVSVSKPTLSGHLNILKGADLVTVERLGAVRLYRINLSVVEEALASLMQLLRIDTGSSAFEKESKTT; the protein is encoded by the coding sequence ATGAATCCGACGGCGAGAGCGAGCGACACATCGGTTGACAATAATTTCGTTATTTTGCTAAATAACGAAATGAAAGCCTCGAGCGAAGATGTGTATTCCGCCCTCTCAAGTCCTGTTCGTCGCCAGGTCCTTGGCCTGTTGCGGGAACGCGCAATGAGCGCCGGTGAACTCGCGGATGAAGTATCGGTCAGCAAACCGACGCTCTCTGGACATCTGAACATCCTCAAAGGGGCAGACCTCGTCACCGTCGAACGGCTCGGAGCGGTTCGCCTTTACAGGATCAATCTCTCAGTCGTCGAAGAGGCCTTGGCGAGCCTGATGCAATTGCTCCGGATCGACACCGGCTCCTCAGCCTTTGAAAAAGAAAGCAAAACAACATGA
- a CDS encoding XdhC family protein, giving the protein MERQHDDVFSAIAALMEGEAEFCVATVVRTQNATSAKAGAKAVVLSDGTIKGFLGGGCVQGAVRRSAAEVLAAGEPRLIRVKPGDEVVERLDRDGVELHKSGCPSGGTVDIFIEPMRQAPRVVICGGSPVATVLARLAATLGYRVTAAALAEDLDGFAADATRHEGFALDGLDLRQRDFVVVATQGKRDREALAAALGSDAGFVSFVGSRRKAQALRGQLAERGVSETRRDALKAPAGLDINAIEPEEIALSIMAELVAVRRQKARDGAETGGRATA; this is encoded by the coding sequence ATGGAACGGCAGCATGACGATGTCTTCTCCGCGATCGCGGCGCTGATGGAGGGGGAAGCGGAATTCTGCGTCGCCACCGTGGTGCGGACCCAGAACGCCACCAGCGCCAAGGCAGGCGCCAAGGCGGTGGTGCTCTCCGACGGGACGATCAAGGGCTTCCTCGGCGGTGGCTGCGTCCAGGGCGCCGTGCGCCGCTCGGCGGCGGAAGTGCTTGCGGCCGGGGAGCCCCGCCTGATCCGTGTGAAGCCCGGCGACGAAGTGGTCGAGCGGCTGGATCGGGACGGGGTCGAGCTGCACAAGAGCGGCTGTCCGAGCGGCGGCACCGTCGACATCTTCATCGAACCGATGCGTCAGGCGCCGCGCGTGGTGATCTGCGGCGGCTCGCCGGTCGCGACGGTGCTGGCGCGGCTTGCAGCGACGCTCGGCTACCGGGTGACGGCGGCGGCCCTCGCGGAGGATCTCGACGGCTTCGCTGCCGACGCGACAAGGCACGAGGGTTTCGCGCTCGACGGGCTCGATCTCCGGCAGCGCGATTTCGTCGTCGTCGCGACCCAGGGCAAGCGCGACCGCGAAGCGCTCGCCGCCGCGCTCGGAAGCGATGCCGGCTTCGTCTCCTTCGTCGGCAGCCGCCGCAAGGCGCAGGCGCTGCGTGGGCAGCTCGCGGAACGCGGCGTGTCGGAGACCCGGCGCGACGCGCTGAAGGCGCCTGCCGGGCTCGACATCAACGCCATAGAGCCGGAGGAAATCGCCCTCTCCATCATGGCAGAACTGGTGGCGGTCCGGCGGCAAAAGGCAAGGGACGGCGCCGAGACTGGCGGGCGGGCGACGGCATGA
- a CDS encoding AAA family ATPase — MRDYRELQAELAQTGYIAEDSLVMALTLATEIHRPLLLEGEAGVGKTDIARALAKLLGTRLIRLQCYEGLDANATLYEWNYQRQLLAIRAREASEGADSAESLEKHIFSEDYLLRRPLLEAISQLEPPVLLIDEIDRADEEFEAFLLELLADYQVTVPELGTMEAVSIPHVVLTSNGTRALSDALRRRCLYSWVDYPDAEKERAILAARMPEIDGELARRIVGFVQQLRREDLEKVPGIAETLDWATALVGLKVEKLEDNLDLLQASLICLLKTEADQRAIVPEVTQRLLGKVA; from the coding sequence ATGAGAGATTACAGAGAGCTTCAGGCGGAACTTGCACAGACCGGCTACATTGCCGAGGACAGCCTCGTGATGGCGCTGACGCTGGCGACGGAGATCCACAGGCCGCTGCTCCTGGAGGGCGAGGCCGGTGTCGGCAAGACCGACATCGCGCGGGCTTTGGCGAAGCTGCTCGGTACCCGGCTCATCCGGCTGCAGTGCTACGAGGGACTGGACGCGAACGCGACGCTCTACGAGTGGAACTATCAGCGCCAGTTGCTGGCGATCCGGGCGCGCGAGGCAAGCGAGGGCGCGGACTCCGCCGAGAGCCTGGAGAAGCACATCTTCTCCGAGGATTATCTCCTCCGCCGGCCGCTGCTGGAAGCGATCAGTCAGCTCGAGCCGCCGGTCCTCCTGATCGACGAGATCGACCGCGCCGACGAGGAATTCGAAGCGTTCTTGCTCGAACTGCTCGCCGACTATCAGGTGACCGTCCCGGAACTCGGTACCATGGAGGCGGTTTCGATCCCGCATGTGGTCCTGACCTCGAACGGCACACGCGCGCTTTCCGACGCGCTCCGCCGGCGCTGCCTTTATTCCTGGGTCGATTACCCCGATGCGGAAAAGGAGCGGGCGATCCTCGCCGCGCGCATGCCGGAGATCGACGGGGAGCTTGCCCGGCGGATCGTCGGCTTCGTGCAGCAGCTTCGCCGCGAGGATCTGGAAAAAGTCCCCGGGATCGCGGAGACGCTCGACTGGGCGACAGCCCTCGTCGGCCTCAAGGTGGAGAAGCTGGAGGACAATCTCGATCTGCTTCAGGCGAGCCTGATCTGTCTCCTGAAGACCGAGGCGGACCAGCGGGCGATCGTGCCCGAGGTGACGCAACGCTTGCTGGGTAAGGTTGCGTGA
- a CDS encoding FMN-binding glutamate synthase family protein has product MSGEVLVRFAFFAAVVAAVFISAGLGLAGFWWAWFVFAVAAPLALLGIWDLVQGRHSLLRNYPVLAHMRWLFEGIRPEIRQYLIESDADAFPFNREQRSLVYQRAKQEQETVPFGTQMDVYKAGYGYFTHSLAPVHPASHDFRRRVGGPDCAQPYDISLFNISGMSFGALSGNAIAALNKGAAAGGFAHDTGEGSISPHHRRHGGDLIWQIASGYFGCRTADGQFDPEKFAATASDPQVKMVELKLSQGAKPGHGGVLPASKISAEIAETRGIPSDRDCVSPAAHPAFSTPEGLVDFIAELRRLSGGKPVGFKLCVGHPYEFMAICKAMIARGSYPDFIVVDGKEGGTGAAPVEFTNSLGMPLREGLHFVHMTLTGAGIRDRVRLGASGKIISGADIATALALGADWCNAARGFMFAIGCIQARACHTNRCPTGVATQDESRQRGLVVEDKYKRVANFHRNTLRGFAEMLGAMGLDDPGQIRPETMHIRSTDPTSILHHRLRPGQLFEKECPVAFSDPWSLARIDSFRPSDARDG; this is encoded by the coding sequence ATGTCGGGGGAGGTCCTGGTGCGTTTCGCGTTCTTCGCTGCGGTTGTCGCGGCCGTTTTCATTTCGGCCGGGCTCGGGCTCGCCGGTTTCTGGTGGGCATGGTTTGTCTTCGCCGTCGCCGCGCCGCTGGCTCTGCTCGGCATCTGGGATCTTGTTCAGGGCCGCCACAGCCTGTTGCGGAACTATCCGGTGCTCGCCCACATGCGCTGGCTCTTCGAGGGGATCCGGCCTGAGATCCGGCAATATCTGATCGAGAGCGATGCCGACGCCTTCCCGTTCAACCGGGAACAGCGCTCGCTCGTCTATCAGCGCGCCAAGCAGGAGCAGGAGACGGTGCCGTTCGGCACCCAGATGGATGTCTACAAGGCGGGCTACGGCTATTTCACCCATTCCCTCGCCCCGGTGCATCCCGCCAGTCACGATTTTCGCCGCCGCGTCGGTGGGCCGGATTGCGCGCAGCCCTACGACATCTCCCTCTTCAACATTTCGGGCATGAGCTTCGGAGCGCTCAGCGGCAACGCGATCGCCGCACTCAACAAGGGGGCCGCGGCCGGCGGCTTCGCGCACGATACGGGCGAGGGCTCGATCTCGCCGCATCACCGGCGCCATGGCGGCGACCTGATCTGGCAGATCGCATCCGGCTATTTCGGCTGCCGCACCGCCGACGGGCAGTTCGATCCGGAAAAATTCGCCGCCACCGCATCCGATCCGCAGGTGAAGATGGTGGAACTCAAGCTCTCCCAGGGCGCGAAACCCGGCCATGGCGGCGTACTGCCCGCCTCCAAGATCTCGGCCGAGATCGCGGAAACGCGCGGCATCCCGAGTGACCGGGATTGCGTATCGCCGGCGGCGCATCCGGCATTCTCGACACCGGAGGGACTGGTCGATTTCATTGCCGAACTGCGCCGCCTCTCGGGCGGCAAGCCGGTCGGTTTCAAGCTCTGCGTCGGCCATCCATACGAATTCATGGCGATCTGCAAGGCGATGATCGCCCGAGGCAGCTATCCGGATTTCATCGTCGTCGACGGCAAGGAAGGCGGCACCGGCGCCGCGCCGGTGGAATTCACCAACAGTCTCGGCATGCCGCTGCGCGAAGGGCTGCATTTCGTCCATATGACGCTTACCGGCGCCGGGATCCGGGACCGGGTCCGCCTCGGCGCCAGCGGCAAGATCATCTCCGGCGCCGATATCGCGACCGCTCTGGCTCTGGGCGCCGACTGGTGCAATGCCGCCCGCGGCTTCATGTTCGCCATCGGCTGCATTCAGGCCCGCGCCTGCCACACCAACCGCTGCCCGACCGGCGTCGCGACGCAGGACGAGAGCCGCCAGCGCGGACTGGTGGTGGAAGACAAATACAAACGGGTGGCGAACTTCCACCGCAACACGTTGCGCGGTTTCGCCGAGATGCTGGGCGCCATGGGACTGGACGATCCGGGCCAAATCCGGCCCGAGACCATGCACATCCGCTCGACCGACCCGACGAGTATCCTGCATCATCGCCTGAGGCCCGGTCAGCTCTTCGAGAAGGAATGCCCGGTGGCTTTCTCCGATCCATGGAGCCTCGCCCGGATCGACAGCTTTCGCCCGTCGGACGCGAGGGACGGTTGA
- a CDS encoding SdpI family protein, whose amino-acid sequence MCAASVYGWIALPKETEFPVHWSLDGTPDRYAGKIELLLILPLVAIVATLVFTIAPRFERRRRNLLRSRPLYLTGWIGGIVVTTLAHLAILRVAVTGSPPAFDLIFISAGLLMTVLGNYLAKSRANVLAGIRTPWTLASDHAWVTANRIAGWGFVATGTATALSALISSPAVPTLVLLVGLAVSTIASVIVSYRAWRNDPDSRTSNRS is encoded by the coding sequence ATGTGCGCGGCCTCAGTTTATGGATGGATCGCGCTGCCTAAGGAAACGGAGTTCCCCGTCCACTGGAGTCTTGACGGCACCCCTGACAGATACGCGGGAAAGATCGAGCTGCTCTTGATCCTGCCCTTAGTGGCTATCGTGGCCACTTTAGTCTTTACGATAGCCCCGCGGTTCGAACGGCGCAGGCGAAACCTGCTTCGGAGCCGGCCTCTATATCTGACGGGTTGGATCGGAGGTATTGTCGTCACCACACTTGCGCATCTTGCTATTCTGCGCGTTGCGGTGACCGGATCCCCACCGGCTTTTGACCTTATATTCATTTCCGCCGGTCTGTTGATGACCGTCTTGGGGAACTATCTGGCTAAGTCGAGGGCGAACGTCCTTGCCGGAATCCGAACGCCCTGGACGCTCGCGAGCGACCATGCTTGGGTAACGGCAAATCGGATTGCCGGCTGGGGTTTTGTCGCAACTGGAACTGCGACAGCGTTGTCGGCACTGATATCCTCTCCTGCGGTGCCGACACTGGTCCTACTTGTCGGGCTTGCCGTCAGCACGATCGCCAGCGTGATCGTCTCCTATCGTGCATGGCGCAACGATCCGGACTCCAGGACCTCAAACCGCTCCTAG
- a CDS encoding vWA domain-containing protein yields MTEPGEIDGLPALPGPRERMRGFIAHLRLNGFTLGPSETALALDIVGRLERPAPEGVRAALKVALCGCREDWERFDDLFPAYWFGEGVKRATVLRGENTSTPKRARPALWDKVLPPEERAGRPIGAAAQAAGSSDAEEDAGGTSAPHRIAADSRDSLFKTDLREIAAKEDIAEAERVAERLAKAMRYRLSRRRKPSARGRSLDLRRTIRRNIAHGGEPVDLLRRTRPDRPVRVVVLLDVSGSMKLYSRYFLLFVRGLLSRWMRADAYLFHTRLVRVTEALTDKDPFRALAKLSLMVEGFGGGTRIAGALADFNARYAREAIDSRTVVVILSDGYDTEAPEDLARELRRLRTRARRIVWLNPLLGWKDYEPVARGMAAALPHIDHFAAANSLQALADLEPELAAI; encoded by the coding sequence ATGACGGAGCCCGGCGAGATCGATGGCCTGCCGGCGCTCCCGGGACCGCGTGAGCGGATGCGGGGCTTCATCGCCCATCTCCGGCTGAACGGTTTCACTCTCGGGCCCTCGGAAACGGCCCTCGCGCTCGATATCGTCGGACGCCTTGAGAGGCCGGCACCGGAAGGCGTCCGGGCGGCCCTCAAGGTCGCGCTCTGCGGCTGCCGGGAGGACTGGGAGCGCTTCGACGACCTGTTCCCGGCCTACTGGTTCGGCGAAGGCGTGAAACGCGCCACGGTCCTGCGCGGGGAGAATACCAGCACACCGAAGCGGGCGCGTCCCGCGCTCTGGGACAAGGTCCTGCCGCCCGAAGAGCGGGCGGGCCGGCCGATCGGCGCGGCGGCACAGGCAGCAGGCAGCAGCGATGCCGAGGAGGATGCGGGCGGGACCTCGGCGCCGCATCGTATCGCCGCCGACAGCCGCGACAGCCTGTTCAAGACCGACTTGCGCGAGATCGCCGCGAAAGAGGATATCGCCGAGGCCGAACGGGTGGCCGAACGTCTGGCAAAGGCAATGCGGTACCGGCTCAGCCGCCGCCGCAAGCCGTCCGCGCGGGGGCGGAGCCTTGACCTCCGCCGCACCATCCGCCGCAACATCGCCCATGGCGGCGAGCCGGTCGACCTTCTGCGGCGGACCCGGCCGGACCGCCCCGTTCGGGTCGTGGTGCTGCTCGACGTCTCCGGCTCGATGAAGCTCTACAGCCGCTATTTCCTGCTCTTCGTGCGCGGCCTGCTCTCGCGCTGGATGCGGGCCGACGCCTATCTCTTCCATACCCGTCTCGTCCGGGTGACGGAGGCGCTGACCGACAAGGATCCATTCCGGGCGCTGGCGAAGCTTTCGCTCATGGTCGAGGGCTTTGGCGGCGGCACCCGGATCGCCGGCGCGCTCGCCGATTTCAACGCCCGCTATGCCAGGGAAGCGATCGACAGCCGGACCGTCGTCGTGATCCTGAGCGACGGGTACGACACCGAGGCGCCGGAAGATCTGGCGCGGGAGCTCAGGCGGCTCCGGACGAGGGCCCGCCGCATTGTCTGGCTGAACCCGCTGCTCGGCTGGAAGGACTACGAACCGGTGGCGCGGGGCATGGCGGCGGCGCTGCCCCATATCGACCATTTCGCCGCGGCGAACAGCCTGCAGGCGCTGGCGGATCTCGAACCCGAGCTCGCGGCCATATAG